AATTCTTTCATGGTAGAGATTAATTATTGGATGATTTGATTTTCGTCCATTTTAAAATGGCGGTAATACTATTGATCAGAAAGAATAATTGTCCGCCTATAAACAAACAGATATAGGTGAATAATTGATAGCCTTCATTAAAATAGGGTGTCGACTGATTGATATTGGTCTGAATATTTTGAATGATAAAAACGTAAATGAAAACCAATAATGGTGTTGCAAGGAGAAAATGAAAAATACCGGCAGCAAAGATGAGGTATCTACGCAAAATAAAATAGACGACTGCATAAAAAACTTGCATCATGAATACCATTAGACCAATGTGACTGAATTGGATGATATAATAGGTGTCGTGGCAGTTCATTTCTAATTGTCCACCAATGGCAAGAGCAAGGACCAGAAAGAGGAGTCCCGATATTCCAAATAACCAATGAGGCAAAAGGAGTTGTTTCATTTTTGTTCTTGTTCGTTTCCGGTATTAATTGATGATTTTACCATTTGCCTGTTCTATTTTTTGTTTGAATTTTTCGATTTCATCCTGCGGATATCTTTCCCAATGATCTAACCGTCCTATAATTTTTAATGGCGCAGCAGAACGATAGGAGCGCGTCGGATTACCGGGGAATTTTTTATCCGTAACATTCGGATCATTTTCAAAAGCACCACATGGTTCTATCATGTAAACCTGTTCATTCCCTTCTCCGTTAGCCAATGCTGCCGCTAATCCTGCTCCATTGATTAGTGCCGTAAAATAAATATGATTCATGGTTAATTGCGCCTGATAATTTGATCTGTTTCCGGGGTATAGGTAATCTCCAATTTCTAATTCCGCTTTAGTACCATGATAAAAAGGACCTGGATCCGGCGGATGATTTATTAAAGCTTCTATCTCCTTTTTATACGCTTCTGTAACTGAGTTTTCATTCTCATGTTCCAATAACTGAACTATTTTTTGGTAAAGGGTCAGTAATGCGGTCCTTGCAGCAATGGAAGGACTAGCCTTTGCATGCTGAACAGATATCCTTAACCAATGCAATTGCAGGTTTTGATCCTTCTGAATTCCGGAATAATAATAAGCGGCCAGAAATTTACCGAAATCATCCTGTGCTTCATTCCAGGCTTGCAAATAGTATTCTCCAGCCTCTGTGGTTTGACTATTCGCCTCCATTTCCATGCCTTGAAGGCAAAGTTTTACTATTGGATTAAAAGGGGAGAAGTCCATTTTATATGAATATTATGATACGAATAACCTTAAATATTTTCTTAGTGCAACAATTACTTTTTTAGTTTCAGTTTATTTATTTTTTTTCTTTTTTTAAAAAGTTTTTTTTCGATTTTATAAGCATCCGATTCAGGATTGTTTTTTTCAATTTGAAGAGCAATGTTTTTAGGTGTAGTATGGAAAATTTCGTGAATGAAACAAAAATAATATAGCTCTCGCTTATTTTGATAGAGCATTTCCGGATGTT
The Flavobacteriales bacterium genome window above contains:
- the arr gene encoding NAD(+)--rifampin ADP-ribosyltransferase — encoded protein: MDFSPFNPIVKLCLQGMEMEANSQTTEAGEYYLQAWNEAQDDFGKFLAAYYYSGIQKDQNLQLHWLRISVQHAKASPSIAARTALLTLYQKIVQLLEHENENSVTEAYKKEIEALINHPPDPGPFYHGTKAELEIGDYLYPGNRSNYQAQLTMNHIYFTALINGAGLAAALANGEGNEQVYMIEPCGAFENDPNVTDKKFPGNPTRSYRSAAPLKIIGRLDHWERYPQDEIEKFKQKIEQANGKIIN